In one window of Deinococcus radiotolerans DNA:
- a CDS encoding PadR family transcriptional regulator: protein MQSNGADGNLLRGTLDFLLLASLEDGPLYGLRIIQDVQNRTGGHFKFKEGTLYPALHRLEKRGLIHAETRPSDAGGPPRKYYHLTDAGLTELKRQRDAQRAHASALRPYLEFA from the coding sequence ATGCAAAGTAACGGTGCGGACGGCAACCTGCTCCGCGGCACGCTGGACTTCCTCCTGCTGGCCAGCCTGGAGGACGGCCCCCTGTACGGCCTGCGCATCATTCAGGACGTCCAGAACAGAACCGGCGGGCACTTCAAATTCAAGGAAGGCACCCTCTACCCCGCCCTGCACCGCCTGGAGAAACGCGGCCTAATTCACGCCGAAACCCGACCCAGCGACGCCGGCGGCCCACCCCGCAAGTACTACCACCTGACCGACGCGGGCCTGACCGAACTGAAACGCCAGCGCGACGCCCAGCGCGCCCATGCCAGCGCCCTGCGACCCTACCTGGAGTTCGCATGA
- a CDS encoding DsbA family protein, giving the protein MTAVTITLLLTAQASAQLLETPAQTLAQPILKGMTAEGTTLRQGLTTVTLDVAGGFVVGVLTETSSLDDLTRGVGAGWGLRATDLPKLKDNLSSPQVLSAARAGFVELTDDGATDLIALKVTGEESNTRYFAYVAVKVWADSAFPVTKAVTGDATAPVTLRVFSDFQCPYCKQMWDTAMPTWRKDSATNRVMHYEFPLSFHKNAEGAAQAGECAAAQGKFWPFADQLFANFNVWTPLNPKDAPGKYAAYAKAAGLDTTRFKSCLGKLETSDVVAHFITGQAIGVQGTPTVYLNGLKLSNYGDPGEVARARAVTTARPSAASVIEARLKLFR; this is encoded by the coding sequence GTGACTGCGGTGACCATTACCCTCCTGCTGACGGCGCAGGCGAGCGCTCAGCTGCTGGAAACACCGGCTCAGACGCTCGCTCAGCCCATTCTGAAGGGTATGACCGCGGAGGGCACAACGCTGCGGCAGGGTCTGACCACCGTGACGCTGGACGTGGCGGGGGGATTCGTGGTAGGTGTGCTTACTGAGACCAGTTCGCTGGATGACCTGACGCGCGGTGTGGGCGCCGGATGGGGTCTGCGGGCCACGGACCTGCCGAAACTGAAGGACAATCTCAGCAGTCCGCAGGTACTGAGCGCCGCCCGGGCCGGGTTTGTGGAACTGACGGACGACGGCGCGACCGATCTGATTGCCCTGAAGGTTACGGGCGAGGAGAGCAACACGCGGTACTTCGCGTACGTAGCGGTGAAGGTCTGGGCGGACAGTGCGTTTCCAGTCACAAAGGCCGTGACGGGCGACGCGACGGCGCCCGTCACCCTGCGGGTCTTCAGTGACTTCCAGTGCCCGTACTGCAAGCAGATGTGGGATACGGCGATGCCCACGTGGCGTAAGGACAGTGCCACGAACCGCGTGATGCACTATGAATTTCCGCTGTCATTTCATAAAAATGCGGAGGGGGCGGCGCAGGCCGGGGAGTGCGCTGCGGCACAGGGGAAATTCTGGCCGTTCGCTGATCAGCTGTTCGCGAACTTCAATGTGTGGACGCCGCTGAATCCGAAGGATGCACCGGGGAAGTATGCGGCGTACGCCAAGGCGGCGGGACTGGATACGACCCGGTTCAAGTCGTGCCTGGGCAAACTGGAGACCTCTGACGTGGTGGCTCACTTCATAACGGGTCAGGCCATAGGCGTGCAGGGCACCCCCACGGTCTACCTGAACGGCCTGAAACTGTCGAACTACGGTGACCCGGGTGAAGTGGCCCGCGCCCGGGCGGTCACGACTGCACGGCCGTCCGCGGCCAGCGTGATTGAGGCGCGACTGAAGCTGTTCCGCTGA